The genomic stretch TCGTGGTCATACTATACTTAGTTGTTAAGTCAAGCTTTGAAAATGATCTGGGAGATCACTTTTTGGCCTCCTTTCTCACTTTGCTGCTCTTCTTTATCAGTTATAAGATGTTGACAGATTCCGGCTTTTTTCAACCGCTGGCTCAATTGAAATATGAAAAATCCACCTTAACTGATGAAAGTAAATTAACCATCCTGAATAAGTTACAAGAGTTAGAGCTGACAGACTTTTTTCTTGAACCTTCCATCAGCCTTTCTGAATTGGCCAAACGCTTGAATACAAGCCCGCATTATTTGTCACAGGTAATTAATGAGAGTATAGGCAAAAGTTTCTTCGAGTATGTGGGAGCGCTCAGGATCATAAAAGCGCAAGAATTACTTTTGGATCAGAAAACCCGGCATCTAAAGATTGATGAAATTGCCGAGATGAGCGGTTATCTTTCAAAATCAGCTTTTAGTGCAACTTTCAAAAAACTGACAGGTACCACGCCGGGAGAATTCAGAAAAACGGGCAAAAGTTCAGGTGCTATTTTATAATGCAGTACTCCTAACTGATCGGAAAAGTCAATTGAATGCTGCTATGTGTCATTTCTTTGTCAAAAAAAGATATGACAACGCAAATGAGATTAAGACGCTATGAATTGGATTGGTTAAGGGTAATAGCCTTTGCCCTACTTGTTTTTTTCCATACAGGAATGTTTTTTGTCAGTTGGGACTGGCACATCAAAAATAACGTGATCAGTGAGGCTATTGAATGGCCTATGATTTTTCTGAGTCAATGGAGAATGTCTCTTATTTTTTTGATATCAGGTGCCGGGGTTTATTATGCCATGGGATATAAAAGCCCGAAGATGTTCGTAAGGGATCGTCTTAAAAGGATACTCATTCCTCTAGTGGCGGGGATAATCTTTGTGGTACCGCCACAGGTTTTTCTGGAGCGCTTGGCCGAGGGCACCGAATTTGGCTATTTTGAGTTTTATCTGACTTTTCTAAAATTTGAGCCTTACCCCAACGGGAATTTCAGTTGGCATCACCTTTGGTTTTTGGTCTATATACTAGTTTACAGCTTGTGTTTTTTGCCTTTGCTTCATCAAATCCGCCAAAAGAACTTTTCATTTAATTGGGTAAGCAGCTGGATGATCATCCTATTGCCGGGATTGTGGCTCGGTATAGGTGAAAGCTGGTTAAGGCCTCTTTTCCCTACCACCGGTGCATTTATCGATGATTGGGCAAATCATTTTCTTTACATCAGCATTTTTGTTTTAGGCTTCGTATTAATTAGTTCCGAACACCTGCAGCAGAAAATCCAACGCTTAAGATGGTATAGCCT from Algoriphagus sp. NG3 encodes the following:
- a CDS encoding helix-turn-helix domain-containing protein, whose translation is MLENDDVKFNAFLWAFHPERAPIDAVHKFPFDPLHIRRNLNIVALMHFILYLFLTVYKGKKLRQNAHINPYFLSWIKVLPISFFVVVILYLVVKSSFENDLGDHFLASFLTLLLFFISYKMLTDSGFFQPLAQLKYEKSTLTDESKLTILNKLQELELTDFFLEPSISLSELAKRLNTSPHYLSQVINESIGKSFFEYVGALRIIKAQELLLDQKTRHLKIDEIAEMSGYLSKSAFSATFKKLTGTTPGEFRKTGKSSGAIL
- a CDS encoding acyltransferase family protein, producing MTTQMRLRRYELDWLRVIAFALLVFFHTGMFFVSWDWHIKNNVISEAIEWPMIFLSQWRMSLIFLISGAGVYYAMGYKSPKMFVRDRLKRILIPLVAGIIFVVPPQVFLERLAEGTEFGYFEFYLTFLKFEPYPNGNFSWHHLWFLVYILVYSLCFLPLLHQIRQKNFSFNWVSSWMIILLPGLWLGIGESWLRPLFPTTGAFIDDWANHFLYISIFVLGFVLISSEHLQQKIQRLRWYSLGVALLLITILYSQFWLSNKGFVLVGEVVYRYIVSLNRWCWLIAIVGFAIQHLNKKSRSLKVLNEMVYPFYIFHQTVIVILAYYLKDMPWSLGGKFSIILVGTFATCYVLIRYLIMRVNMLRLPFGLKPYQKQKNRNVVLQSEKQVLQDSGIS